A window of the Umboniibacter marinipuniceus genome harbors these coding sequences:
- the mfd gene encoding transcription-repair coupling factor: MPPSLPFANSPARISKWPDLHGVGIALSLHEWQCTQQKLLVVICANASMALQLSDELSYLARDQYSVINFPEWETLPYDQFSPHQDIISDRLKAMNELPRLQRGVLIIPAATLSNRLPPCDYVELRALKLEKGQLLDVAQLRTKLGRSGYQNVEIVRDHGQYAVRGSLIDIFPMGTSEPVRIDLFDDEIETLKFFDVDSQRTTRAVEFIELLPAQEVPTDRNHRLAFEEAWHEQFDVDFNAVPMYQDIINGLTTPGIEYFLSLFFDETTSILDYCPTDSHLCLVGDISSALDRHWRDISSRYEQFRGDTQRPILAPHLAFHPVDQSMARIKAFARYQLAIDERNPIRDLGVSIDGRREQPLEILKQHLSKQRKPVVISVDSLGRRELLDEQLRKAAIAVELVEHWDDIADQSTASCYLLASPFYEGTITPAGVQVFTDAELYGLQVRQTRRRNEAVSDDSLIIRDLSQLEVGDPVVHIEHGIGRYRGLENLTIDGEVIELVALEYAGDATLYFSVASLHVLSRYSGSDPDSAPLHRLGSETWNNAKQKAAEKARDAAAELLDIYARREAKKGFAFPDPGPALGQFAASFPFEETPDQEKTINAVVADMMAPRAMDRLVCGDVGFGKTEVAMRAAFVAVHAGKQVSILVPTTLLAQQHYDNFIDRFKDWPVRIEVISRFKSDKAIKEISESLAEGKIDILIGTHKLLQSSLKFDDLGLLIIDEEHRFGVRQKERIKSLRAEVDILTMTATPIPRTLNLAMNGMRDLSIIATPPAKRLKINTFVRENDDNLIKEAILREILRGGQVYFLHNEVTTIERTAEEIKALVPEARIGIGHGQMRERELERVMSDFYHRRTNVFVCTTIIETGIDIPNANTIIIHRADKFGIAQLHQLRGRVGRSHHQAYAYLLTPPYKGLKKDAKKRLDAIANTGELGAGFTLATHDLEIRGAGELLGDQQSGQIHSVGFSLYIDMLEQAVADIKAGRSPSGFEGLQTTGEVDLQIPALIPDDYVGDVNERLVLYKRISNTKTPAELRALQIELIDRFGLLPQPTKRLFDVNEVRQRCQTIGIKKLVCSATGGKIVFADATTIQPLQIVQLVQQQSRIFSLQGANELRFGLPLEDREQRLVWVNDLIDHLSKTTQAS, encoded by the coding sequence ATGCCCCCTAGTTTGCCGTTCGCTAACTCTCCAGCGCGAATATCCAAATGGCCTGATTTACACGGTGTTGGCATCGCCCTTTCCTTGCATGAATGGCAGTGCACACAGCAGAAATTATTAGTCGTCATTTGCGCCAACGCGTCAATGGCTCTGCAACTGAGCGATGAACTGAGCTATTTAGCCAGAGACCAATACTCGGTCATTAACTTTCCAGAGTGGGAAACACTTCCTTACGATCAGTTTTCGCCACACCAGGACATTATTTCTGACCGCTTGAAGGCAATGAATGAGCTCCCGCGCTTGCAACGGGGCGTACTGATCATTCCCGCTGCCACGCTGAGCAATCGCCTTCCGCCCTGCGACTACGTTGAGCTTCGTGCTCTCAAACTGGAAAAGGGGCAGCTGCTCGATGTAGCACAACTCCGCACCAAACTAGGACGAAGTGGCTATCAGAACGTTGAGATTGTGAGAGATCACGGCCAGTATGCCGTACGCGGCAGCCTTATAGATATTTTTCCAATGGGTACAAGCGAACCGGTTCGTATTGACTTGTTCGACGACGAAATAGAAACACTCAAGTTTTTTGATGTCGACAGTCAGCGCACTACTCGCGCGGTGGAGTTCATAGAATTACTCCCGGCACAAGAAGTGCCTACAGATCGTAATCATCGGCTTGCCTTCGAGGAAGCCTGGCATGAGCAGTTCGACGTGGATTTTAACGCCGTGCCTATGTATCAAGACATTATCAATGGCTTAACAACACCGGGCATTGAATATTTTCTAAGCCTATTCTTCGATGAAACCACTTCTATTCTGGACTACTGCCCTACCGATAGTCACCTCTGCTTAGTTGGCGACATTAGCAGCGCCTTGGATCGTCATTGGCGGGATATAAGCAGTCGTTACGAGCAGTTCCGCGGCGATACACAGCGTCCTATTCTCGCGCCCCATTTGGCCTTTCATCCCGTGGACCAGAGCATGGCCAGAATTAAGGCCTTTGCACGATATCAATTGGCCATCGATGAACGGAACCCTATTCGCGATCTAGGCGTATCCATTGACGGACGCCGTGAGCAACCGCTTGAGATCCTCAAACAACACTTGAGCAAGCAGCGCAAGCCTGTGGTAATAAGTGTTGATTCCTTAGGTCGCCGAGAACTGCTGGACGAGCAACTTCGTAAAGCTGCCATAGCGGTTGAGTTAGTGGAACACTGGGACGACATTGCCGATCAGAGCACCGCAAGCTGCTACCTCCTCGCTTCACCCTTTTATGAGGGCACAATCACCCCGGCCGGAGTTCAAGTTTTTACGGATGCCGAGCTCTATGGCCTTCAGGTTCGCCAAACTCGGCGTCGTAACGAAGCGGTAAGCGATGACAGCCTAATTATCCGCGACCTTAGTCAGCTTGAAGTTGGCGATCCAGTAGTACATATCGAGCACGGAATTGGCCGCTATCGCGGCCTAGAGAACCTGACCATCGATGGCGAAGTTATTGAATTGGTTGCGCTGGAATATGCCGGCGATGCCACGCTCTACTTTTCGGTCGCCAGCCTCCATGTACTCAGCCGATATTCTGGCTCAGACCCTGATTCAGCACCCCTGCATCGCCTGGGGAGTGAAACGTGGAATAATGCCAAGCAAAAAGCCGCTGAAAAGGCGCGTGATGCGGCGGCTGAATTGCTGGATATCTACGCCCGCCGAGAAGCAAAGAAAGGCTTTGCGTTTCCAGATCCTGGCCCTGCACTGGGACAGTTTGCCGCGTCGTTCCCGTTCGAGGAAACACCTGACCAAGAAAAAACGATCAACGCCGTAGTGGCCGACATGATGGCCCCCCGTGCCATGGACCGATTAGTCTGCGGTGACGTAGGCTTCGGAAAGACAGAAGTCGCTATGCGAGCCGCCTTCGTCGCCGTTCACGCTGGCAAACAGGTGTCGATTTTAGTTCCAACAACCCTGCTCGCCCAACAACATTACGATAACTTCATTGATCGTTTCAAAGATTGGCCAGTTCGTATTGAGGTTATCTCTCGCTTTAAGAGTGACAAGGCTATTAAGGAAATCAGCGAGTCCCTCGCCGAAGGTAAGATCGATATCTTGATTGGCACCCATAAACTGTTGCAATCATCGCTAAAGTTTGACGATTTGGGCCTGTTGATTATTGACGAAGAACATCGCTTCGGCGTCCGTCAAAAGGAGCGCATTAAGTCGCTGCGCGCGGAGGTCGATATCTTAACAATGACCGCCACGCCCATTCCCCGAACCTTGAATCTTGCCATGAACGGTATGCGCGATTTATCGATTATCGCCACGCCCCCAGCCAAGCGCTTGAAGATCAATACCTTCGTCCGAGAAAATGATGACAATCTGATCAAGGAAGCTATCTTAAGGGAGATTCTTCGCGGTGGTCAGGTTTACTTCCTGCACAATGAAGTCACCACCATCGAGCGCACCGCCGAAGAAATCAAAGCATTGGTTCCTGAGGCGCGAATAGGTATTGGCCATGGTCAAATGCGTGAACGCGAGCTAGAACGCGTAATGTCCGATTTCTATCACCGTCGTACTAACGTCTTCGTGTGTACTACGATCATTGAAACGGGCATCGATATCCCCAATGCCAACACAATCATTATTCACCGAGCCGATAAGTTTGGTATCGCTCAACTCCATCAGCTGCGAGGGCGAGTTGGCCGTTCACATCACCAGGCCTATGCCTACTTGCTAACACCGCCCTATAAAGGCCTGAAGAAAGACGCTAAAAAGCGCCTTGATGCCATTGCGAATACCGGTGAACTCGGGGCAGGATTTACGCTAGCGACCCACGACTTAGAGATTCGCGGCGCGGGTGAACTACTAGGCGATCAACAGAGCGGCCAGATACACTCGGTTGGCTTCAGCCTTTATATTGATATGCTGGAACAAGCCGTCGCCGACATCAAAGCTGGACGAAGCCCCTCTGGCTTTGAAGGGCTCCAAACTACTGGCGAGGTCGACCTGCAGATACCAGCACTCATCCCCGATGATTATGTAGGCGATGTCAACGAGCGTTTAGTACTGTATAAACGAATCAGTAACACCAAGACCCCCGCCGAGCTCCGTGCCTTGCAGATTGAGCTCATTGACCGTTTTGGACTTTTACCACAACCCACTAAGCGCCTCTTCGACGTCAACGAAGTACGTCAGCGCTGTCAAACTATTGGGATTAAGAAGCTCGTATGCTCCGCAACGGGTGGTAAAATTGTCTTTGCCGACGCTACTACGATACAACCACTGCAAATTGTTCAGTTAGTCCAACAGCAGTCACGAATTTTCAGTCTACAAGGTGCCAACGAGCTCCGCTTCGGGTTACCATTGGAGGATCGAGAACAACGTTTGGTGTGGGTAAACGATCTCATCGACCATCTAAGTAAAACAACACAGGCCTCATAA
- a CDS encoding glyceraldehyde-3-phosphate dehydrogenase codes for MTQNRPVPSDYFQDWKAREALAEGMIPLVGKMYRENNVSCYIYGRALVNKSVIDIMKAHRFVRQIEHNELSEFDTFPIISMLAKLDLSYSHIDVGRLAVGFMNDESGATLEEYVQSHLDDSLNSTKKPIDDSRDVVLYGFGRIGRLMARLLIEKTGGGDVLRLKAVVVRPGGEGDLIKRASLLRRDSVHGGFKGTIRVDEENNRLICNGNPIQFIYANAPDDIDYNSYGIDNAILVDNTGKWRDEAGLGLHLKSKGISQVLLTAPGKGDIKNIVYGINHEAIQPSDKIVSAASCTTNAITPVLSVMMDEYGVENGHVETVHAFTNDQNLIDNFHSAERRGRAAPLNMVLTETGAAKAVAKALPSLAGKLTGNAIRVPTPNVSMAILNLTLEKETTKEELNEFMRRISLHSSLRKQIDFTDSPDVVSSDFVGSRTACIFDAKATIVNGRHAVLYCWYDNEFGYSCQVQRIVERLAGVKYDIIPRQD; via the coding sequence ATGACGCAGAATCGTCCTGTACCAAGTGATTACTTTCAAGATTGGAAAGCGCGCGAAGCGCTAGCCGAGGGCATGATCCCTCTCGTTGGTAAAATGTATCGCGAAAACAATGTCTCTTGTTACATTTACGGCCGAGCGCTAGTGAATAAGTCAGTGATTGATATCATGAAGGCGCATCGCTTTGTTCGCCAGATTGAGCATAACGAGCTGTCTGAGTTCGACACCTTTCCAATTATCAGTATGTTGGCGAAGCTTGATCTAAGCTATTCACACATTGATGTAGGTCGTCTAGCTGTTGGTTTCATGAATGATGAGTCAGGTGCCACGCTTGAAGAATACGTTCAGTCACACCTTGATGACAGCCTGAACTCCACCAAGAAGCCCATTGATGATTCGCGCGATGTTGTCCTTTATGGTTTCGGTCGTATTGGTCGCCTTATGGCTCGTTTGCTCATCGAAAAGACTGGCGGCGGCGATGTACTTCGTCTTAAAGCGGTTGTTGTTCGACCAGGTGGCGAAGGTGATTTGATTAAACGCGCTTCACTATTGCGCCGCGATTCTGTTCACGGTGGCTTTAAAGGTACGATACGCGTTGACGAAGAAAATAATCGCCTGATTTGTAACGGCAACCCCATTCAGTTCATTTACGCGAATGCACCCGATGATATCGACTACAACTCCTACGGTATCGATAACGCGATTCTTGTTGATAACACCGGCAAGTGGCGTGATGAGGCGGGTCTGGGATTACACCTTAAGAGTAAGGGTATCTCTCAGGTGCTATTGACTGCGCCGGGTAAGGGTGACATCAAGAATATCGTTTATGGCATCAATCACGAGGCAATTCAGCCTTCGGATAAAATCGTTTCCGCGGCTTCCTGTACCACCAACGCCATTACTCCGGTTCTGAGTGTCATGATGGATGAGTACGGTGTTGAGAATGGTCATGTTGAGACGGTTCATGCATTCACTAACGATCAGAACTTGATCGATAACTTCCACAGTGCTGAACGTCGTGGTCGCGCAGCGCCATTGAATATGGTTCTGACTGAAACAGGTGCGGCAAAGGCGGTTGCTAAAGCTCTACCTTCACTGGCTGGCAAGTTGACCGGTAATGCAATTCGCGTACCCACGCCAAACGTTTCCATGGCTATTCTTAATCTAACGTTGGAAAAAGAAACCACCAAGGAAGAGTTGAACGAATTCATGCGTCGTATCTCGCTCCATTCGTCGCTACGCAAACAGATCGATTTTACCGATTCGCCAGATGTTGTTTCTTCAGACTTCGTTGGCTCGCGCACCGCGTGTATTTTTGATGCCAAGGCTACTATCGTCAATGGTCGTCATGCTGTTTTGTACTGCTGGTATGACAACGAATTCGGCTATTCTTGTCAGGTTCAACGCATCGTTGAGCGTCTTGCTGGGGTGAAGTACGACATTATTCCACGTCAAGACTAA
- a CDS encoding Na(+)-translocating NADH-quinone reductase subunit A — translation MIKIRRGLDLPISGSPEQAIGEVNPIHTVAVVGFDYNGMKPTMAVREGEIVKRGQVVFSDKKNEGVVFTAPASGTVTAINRGARRVFESLVIEVEGDEAVDFGVVDVAAATRETLEEKLVASGLWTAFRTRPYSKVPALGSQANSIFVTAIDTNPLAADPRVVIAEQKADFALGLSVLEKLTKGRVYVCQNDGENLAKETAQIEIARFDGKHPAGLAGTHIHYLDPVGTNKTVWSIGYQDVIAFGKLFATGKLDASRVVALAGPQVEKPRLVRTLLGASLDQLTAGELKEGKNRIVTGSVLGGRTAEGTTSFLGRYHSQVTVLLEGYERPMLHYAGLGANRFSTTPVYLSSLFNKLYDMTTSCNGSERAIVPIGNYERVMPLDILPTQLIRSLVVKDTEAAQQLGCLELDEEDVALLTFVCPGKHEIGPMLRDNLTTIEKEG, via the coding sequence ATGATAAAAATCCGCCGGGGCCTCGATCTTCCGATCTCAGGTTCGCCAGAGCAAGCAATTGGTGAAGTGAATCCTATTCACACCGTTGCTGTAGTCGGATTTGATTACAACGGCATGAAGCCTACTATGGCAGTGCGTGAAGGCGAAATCGTCAAGCGCGGTCAAGTAGTATTCTCAGACAAGAAGAATGAAGGGGTAGTATTCACTGCACCTGCTTCTGGTACAGTTACCGCGATTAATCGCGGTGCTCGTCGTGTATTCGAATCTTTAGTTATTGAAGTAGAGGGCGACGAAGCTGTCGACTTCGGTGTCGTTGATGTAGCAGCCGCTACACGTGAGACACTGGAAGAGAAGTTAGTTGCTTCGGGTCTTTGGACTGCGTTTAGAACGCGTCCATACTCAAAAGTCCCTGCGCTAGGTTCGCAGGCAAATTCAATTTTTGTTACGGCCATTGACACCAATCCGCTTGCTGCGGATCCTCGTGTAGTGATTGCCGAGCAAAAGGCTGATTTTGCTTTGGGTTTGAGCGTACTTGAGAAGTTAACTAAAGGTCGGGTTTACGTGTGTCAGAATGATGGCGAGAACCTGGCGAAGGAAACCGCTCAGATTGAAATTGCACGCTTCGACGGTAAGCATCCGGCGGGCTTGGCAGGCACTCACATTCATTACCTTGATCCGGTCGGCACGAATAAGACTGTTTGGTCTATTGGTTACCAAGACGTTATTGCCTTTGGTAAGCTCTTTGCTACGGGTAAGCTTGATGCAAGTCGTGTGGTAGCGTTAGCTGGCCCACAGGTTGAAAAGCCTCGTCTAGTGCGCACTCTCCTTGGTGCTAGCTTGGATCAGCTCACGGCAGGTGAGCTAAAAGAAGGTAAAAATCGAATCGTTACTGGTTCGGTACTAGGTGGAAGAACTGCTGAAGGCACAACGTCTTTCTTGGGTCGTTACCATAGCCAAGTTACCGTATTGCTTGAGGGTTACGAACGTCCAATGCTGCATTATGCAGGGCTTGGAGCAAACCGTTTCTCTACCACTCCCGTATACCTATCAAGTCTGTTTAATAAATTGTACGACATGACCACCAGTTGTAACGGTTCGGAACGTGCCATTGTTCCAATTGGCAACTACGAGCGCGTCATGCCTCTCGATATTCTACCAACTCAGTTGATTCGTTCTTTGGTGGTGAAAGACACTGAAGCGGCCCAACAGCTTGGTTGCCTTGAGCTTGATGAAGAAGACGTAGCGCTGCTAACTTTTGTTTGCCCTGGTAAGCACGAGATTGGTCCAATGCTCCGCGACAATCTGACAACGATTGAGAAGGAGGGTTAA
- a CDS encoding NADH:ubiquinone reductase (Na(+)-transporting) subunit B, translated as MRKILDNLEPHFHTGGKWEKWYALYEAVDTFLYQPNDRTKTTAHVRDGIDLKRIMIMVWFAALPCMFWAMYNTGFQANTALEAMGATGIEGWRGALLGESMINSASFWANLYHGALYFLPVYLTVFIVGGFWEVMFAMVRGHEVNEGFFVTSILFALTLPATIPLWMVALGISFGVVVGKEVFGGTGKNFLNPALTGRAFLFFAYPAAMSGDAVWVVDGYTGATALSLAAAQGMEVMQNSVTWMDAFLGNIQGSMGETSTLAILIGACVLLTTRIASWRIMLGVLLGMAATATLFNMIGSETNPMFAMTPAWHLVIGGFAFGMVFMATDPVSAAMTNRGRFFYGALIGFMVVLIRVVNPAFPEGMMLAILFANLFAPIFDHFVVQANIKRRLARG; from the coding sequence ATGCGTAAGATTCTCGATAATTTAGAACCACATTTCCACACCGGCGGTAAGTGGGAGAAATGGTACGCGCTTTACGAAGCGGTTGATACCTTCCTATACCAGCCAAATGATCGAACTAAAACAACCGCGCACGTGCGTGATGGTATCGATTTGAAGCGCATCATGATTATGGTGTGGTTCGCAGCGCTACCTTGTATGTTCTGGGCGATGTACAACACCGGCTTCCAGGCTAACACTGCACTTGAAGCAATGGGTGCAACGGGCATTGAAGGCTGGCGTGGTGCTTTACTTGGCGAGTCGATGATCAATTCGGCCAGCTTCTGGGCCAACCTCTATCACGGTGCGCTCTACTTCTTGCCAGTTTACCTCACCGTATTCATCGTGGGTGGTTTCTGGGAAGTGATGTTCGCAATGGTTCGCGGCCATGAAGTGAATGAAGGTTTCTTCGTTACTTCAATCCTATTTGCTTTAACGCTACCGGCAACTATCCCATTATGGATGGTGGCATTGGGTATTTCCTTCGGTGTTGTAGTTGGTAAAGAAGTATTTGGTGGCACGGGTAAGAACTTCTTGAACCCTGCGCTTACCGGTCGTGCCTTCCTATTCTTTGCCTACCCAGCAGCAATGTCTGGTGATGCAGTATGGGTTGTAGACGGTTACACGGGTGCAACTGCGTTATCACTAGCGGCAGCTCAAGGCATGGAAGTCATGCAAAACAGCGTGACCTGGATGGACGCTTTCCTTGGAAATATCCAAGGTTCAATGGGCGAAACATCAACACTAGCTATTCTGATTGGCGCTTGCGTCTTGCTGACTACGCGTATCGCTTCATGGCGCATTATGTTGGGTGTTTTGTTGGGCATGGCGGCAACCGCTACCTTGTTCAATATGATTGGTTCTGAGACCAACCCAATGTTCGCAATGACGCCTGCGTGGCACTTAGTTATTGGTGGCTTTGCATTCGGTATGGTCTTCATGGCTACCGATCCCGTGTCAGCGGCAATGACCAATCGCGGTCGTTTCTTCTATGGCGCACTCATCGGCTTCATGGTGGTCTTGATTCGTGTAGTGAATCCGGCTTTCCCTGAAGGAATGATGTTGGCGATTCTTTTTGCCAACCTGTTTGCACCTATCTTCGACCACTTCGTGGTTCAAGCGAATATCAAGCGGAGGTTAGCACGTGGCTAA
- a CDS encoding Na(+)-translocating NADH-quinone reductase subunit C, which translates to MANKESTARTFIVAILLCLVCGIFVAAAAVVLKPLQETNAQENLQRNVLLAADAYDDSKSVAEQWGSVEERFVDINAGTFTEAPVGYDLNKVLKDDAQSVVIERSEDPAGIGRRENLTRVYIFSDENGDISRIVLPVRGKGLWSTMWGFLALENDFNTVAGFTFYEHGETPGLGGEVDNPRWKAQWPGKTLYNSNNELQLSVTKAGQAGEGQIDGLSGATLTTNGIDGTIEYWLGENGYFAFLQNLKAGDA; encoded by the coding sequence GTGGCTAATAAAGAGAGCACAGCGCGCACGTTTATCGTCGCCATCCTGTTGTGTTTAGTCTGTGGTATTTTCGTTGCAGCGGCGGCTGTTGTGTTAAAGCCACTGCAAGAGACGAATGCACAGGAAAACCTTCAGCGTAACGTACTTCTCGCTGCGGATGCTTACGATGACTCAAAGAGCGTTGCCGAGCAGTGGGGTTCTGTTGAAGAACGCTTCGTTGATATCAACGCGGGAACCTTCACGGAAGCACCTGTTGGCTATGACCTTAATAAGGTCCTTAAAGACGATGCTCAATCAGTAGTGATTGAGCGCTCGGAAGACCCTGCGGGAATCGGTCGTCGTGAAAATCTGACGCGTGTCTACATTTTCTCTGATGAAAATGGCGACATCAGCCGTATCGTATTACCGGTTCGCGGAAAAGGGCTTTGGTCAACAATGTGGGGCTTCTTGGCTCTTGAGAATGATTTCAACACCGTTGCAGGTTTCACCTTTTATGAGCATGGCGAAACGCCAGGGCTAGGTGGTGAAGTTGACAATCCTCGTTGGAAGGCTCAGTGGCCGGGTAAAACACTTTACAACAGCAATAACGAATTGCAGTTAAGTGTTACCAAGGCTGGCCAGGCTGGAGAAGGTCAAATTGATGGTCTTTCAGGCGCAACACTTACTACCAACGGTATCGATGGCACTATCGAATACTGGCTGGGTGAGAACGGCTACTTCGCGTTCTTACAAAACCTTAAGGCGGGAGATGCTTAA
- a CDS encoding NADH:ubiquinone reductase (Na(+)-transporting) subunit D, whose protein sequence is MSDSVKDVLTKPIADNNPIALQILGVCSALAVTSSLQVAMVMTIAVVVVCGLSNLIISLLRNQIPNSIRLIVQMTIIASLVIVVDQVLKAYAYEISKQLSVFVGLIITNCIVLGRAEAYAMKNGPKASFWDGIGNGLGYGLVLFVVGFFRELLGAGKLFGYTILQPISEGGWYEPNGLMLLPPSSFFIIGLFIWALRSYKREQIETPDFVIAPNSRTAEG, encoded by the coding sequence ATGAGTGATTCAGTCAAAGATGTATTGACTAAGCCTATTGCCGATAACAACCCTATCGCGTTGCAGATTCTTGGCGTTTGTTCGGCACTAGCCGTAACAAGTAGCCTTCAGGTCGCAATGGTGATGACTATCGCGGTGGTAGTGGTATGTGGCTTATCAAACTTGATTATCAGTTTGTTACGCAATCAGATCCCTAACAGTATTCGTTTGATTGTTCAGATGACGATTATTGCCTCTCTGGTTATTGTTGTTGATCAGGTTCTCAAGGCCTATGCCTATGAGATTTCTAAACAGCTCTCGGTATTCGTTGGTTTGATTATTACTAACTGTATCGTCTTGGGCCGAGCTGAAGCCTATGCTATGAAGAATGGTCCAAAGGCATCGTTCTGGGATGGTATAGGTAATGGTTTGGGCTATGGCTTAGTGCTTTTCGTTGTTGGTTTCTTCCGCGAGTTGTTGGGCGCTGGTAAGTTGTTTGGTTACACCATTCTTCAGCCTATCTCTGAAGGCGGCTGGTACGAGCCTAACGGCCTAATGTTGTTGCCACCTAGCTCATTCTTCATCATTGGTCTTTTCATCTGGGCACTGCGTAGTTACAAGCGTGAGCAGATTGAGACGCCTGATTTCGTCATTGCTCCGAATTCGCGCACGGCAGAGGGTTAA
- the nqrE gene encoding NADH:ubiquinone reductase (Na(+)-transporting) subunit E, which yields MEQFLSIFIKSIFIENMALAAFLGMCTFLAVSKKIEAAIGLGIAVVVVLVVTVPVNNLIYTNLLAPGALTWTGIEGMEEVDLAFLGLLSYIGVIAALVQIMEMFLDKYVPSLYNALGVFLPLITVNCAILGATLLMVERSYSFSESIVYGAGAGVGWAIAIVVLAGIREKLKYSDVPDGLRGLGITFITVGLMSLGFMSFGGIQL from the coding sequence ATGGAACAGTTTCTAAGTATTTTTATTAAGTCTATCTTCATTGAGAACATGGCTTTGGCTGCATTCCTTGGAATGTGTACCTTCCTGGCTGTATCGAAGAAGATTGAAGCCGCAATTGGTCTAGGTATCGCAGTTGTTGTGGTACTTGTGGTTACCGTCCCAGTCAATAACTTGATCTATACAAACCTTCTTGCTCCGGGTGCGCTAACTTGGACCGGAATTGAAGGTATGGAAGAAGTCGATCTAGCATTCCTTGGACTATTGAGCTACATCGGCGTAATTGCTGCACTCGTTCAGATCATGGAGATGTTCTTAGACAAGTACGTCCCGTCGCTCTATAACGCGTTGGGTGTCTTCCTTCCGTTGATCACCGTGAACTGCGCCATTTTAGGTGCAACATTGCTAATGGTTGAACGTAGCTACTCATTCAGTGAGTCAATTGTCTACGGTGCCGGCGCTGGTGTTGGTTGGGCGATTGCGATCGTTGTTTTGGCTGGTATTCGTGAAAAGCTCAAGTACAGTGATGTACCAGATGGTTTACGCGGTTTGGGTATCACATTTATTACCGTAGGCTTGATGTCGCTTGGCTTCATGTCGTTCGGTGGTATCCAGCTTTAA
- the nqrF gene encoding NADH:ubiquinone reductase (Na(+)-transporting) subunit F — protein MSISSMTIVLGVAMFLVIVLALVVVILSARSKLVNSGDVTINVNDERDIVVPAGGKLLQTLAANNVFLSSACGGGGSCAQCTCKIFSGGGDLLPTEEPHFTRREAKEGWRLSCQVNVKQDMKIEVPEEVFGVKKWECTVESNPNVATFIKELTLKLPEGENVDFRAGGYVQLECPPHTVKYSDFDIQEEYRGDWERFGFFDVVSDVKETTIRAYSMANYPEEKGVVKFNIRCATPPPNNLSLTPGIMSSWVFNLKPGDKVTVYGPFGEFFAKDTDAEMVFVGGGAGMAPMRSHIFDQLKRLQSKRKISFWYGARSLREAFYTEEFDKLAEENENFSWTLAMSDPQPEDNWEGATGFIHNVLLENYLKEHEAPEDCEFYMCGPPMMNAAVITMLKNLGVEDENIMLDDFGG, from the coding sequence ATGAGTATTTCTAGTATGACTATCGTCCTTGGTGTTGCAATGTTCCTCGTCATCGTTTTGGCGTTAGTGGTTGTAATTCTAAGTGCGCGTTCAAAGTTAGTGAATTCGGGTGACGTGACGATCAACGTCAACGACGAACGCGATATCGTTGTCCCTGCCGGTGGCAAGTTGTTGCAAACTCTTGCTGCGAATAACGTATTTCTTTCTTCTGCCTGTGGTGGCGGTGGTAGTTGTGCGCAGTGTACCTGTAAGATTTTCAGTGGTGGCGGTGATTTGCTACCTACTGAGGAGCCACACTTTACTCGTCGAGAGGCGAAGGAAGGCTGGCGCTTGAGCTGTCAGGTAAACGTTAAGCAGGACATGAAGATCGAAGTACCTGAAGAAGTCTTCGGTGTTAAGAAGTGGGAATGTACCGTTGAGTCAAACCCGAACGTAGCAACCTTTATTAAGGAGCTTACGCTTAAGCTGCCTGAAGGTGAAAACGTAGATTTCCGTGCTGGCGGTTATGTTCAGCTTGAGTGTCCTCCTCATACTGTTAAGTACAGTGATTTTGACATTCAAGAAGAATATCGCGGTGACTGGGAGCGTTTTGGTTTCTTCGATGTGGTTTCAGATGTTAAAGAAACCACTATCCGTGCATACTCGATGGCTAACTACCCAGAAGAGAAGGGTGTCGTGAAGTTCAACATCCGTTGTGCTACGCCGCCGCCGAATAATCTATCGCTTACGCCAGGAATTATGTCGTCTTGGGTGTTCAACCTGAAACCAGGTGACAAAGTTACCGTATACGGCCCATTCGGTGAATTCTTCGCGAAAGATACTGACGCTGAAATGGTATTCGTAGGTGGTGGTGCAGGTATGGCGCCAATGCGTTCGCACATTTTTGACCAGCTCAAGCGTCTGCAATCTAAGCGTAAGATTTCTTTCTGGTACGGCGCGCGTTCACTTCGTGAAGCCTTCTACACGGAAGAGTTTGATAAGCTAGCTGAAGAGAATGAAAACTTCAGTTGGACGCTTGCGATGTCTGATCCCCAGCCGGAAGACAACTGGGAAGGCGCAACTGGATTCATCCATAACGTCCTTCTGGAGAACTATCTGAAGGAGCATGAAGCACCCGAAGACTGTGAGTTCTACATGTGTGGTCCACCAATGATGAACGCAGCGGTGATTACCATGCTGAAGAATCTAGGTGTTGAAGACGAAAACATCATGTTGGATGACTTCGGTGGTTAA